Genomic DNA from Solanum pennellii chromosome 3, SPENNV200:
cttgtatttgtataaaaagtgaggaagcgagcgagagattggaggagagtggcgagcgagatatttgggagagagacgcctgacaattttttgcaaacgtttgatatggagcacaattaaatcaaaccctaattactctatttattttaaattattagtttgctattatatacaattttcccttttaaattttacttaaaaactACGTTTTAAAAGCTAATCCAATAGGGCtctaaaactatttttaatttacaatgacatatttgatgtacaaatacttgaaaatatttttatttaagattatggagtatatttttttaaaaacaaaagattCCTTTGACGGGGATCCAAACACGTGTACACTACTCCCAAGCTTCTTCCAATTGACCCAATAAATTTTGTACAAACACGTCACTCTCAGAATTCCAAGACGTAACTGTTCTAATGACccttttcatcaaatattactGGTCAGTATCTTTAATATCCAGGGATAAAGTAGTCATTCACTTTCCCTAAAGCCACCCAGGTTTGCATATAAATAACCCCACATCTGCTTTAATAAGCACCACCACAATCagtatacaaaaataaaataaataaaatgtgacAGTTCATCAATGGCAGAGCTATTCAGTCTGCCCTTTTCAGTTACCAGCTGGGTTTTATCTTCTTCTCTCCCCCTTCCCTCTCTCTCTTGCCATAGATTcctgtattttttttaaaaaaaatttatgtgagtgtatatgtacatataattttttttgttatatcgTCATTTTCGAAGTCAATTTGAGGTTAGATCTATGTGATACAAGCGTGGATAACTGATCTGTTCTTGTTCTTTTGTTGGGTGAGAACACTGGAGGCAGCGGTTCATCGATCTGTTCCCTGAAAAGCGATAAATACAGCAACAGGAAGCGATCGATAAACCTCTGCATCCAGTGCTTAACCCGCCTCACATTGTTACGGCACCGATCTGGATTTCTGTTTTCTGTCTGGTATTCGATTTGTGGTCTCGATTAGTTTAGATTTGCGTTGTTTATGATCTGTTGAtcttaaaaatgttttcaatctGAATTTTTAGTTCAATTATTTTGGATTTTGTATTTCCGTTGTTTAAGATCTATtttcagtaaaaaaaaaaagttttctatCTGAATTTTTTGATTCATTTAATTTTGGATTTGCGTTTTTTAAGATCTATTTAAGTAAAATGAAACGTTTTCTATCTGAATTTTTTGATTCATTTAATTTTGGATTTGCGTTATTTAAGATCTATTTAAGTAAAAGGAAACATTTTCTATCTGAATTTTTTGAGGCCGGATTAATTTGGAGATTTGCCTTGATCTATTTAACAAATGTTTTCTGTctgaatttttgagttttttgaggttccaattaatttgaatttgcaTCGTATaagatttatttatgaaaaaattaagttttctATCTGGTTTCAATTTATTTGGATTTGCgttgtttaaaatctatgtaACTAAAAAGAAACAATGTTATCTGAATTTTGTGAGGTTTTGATTAAGTTGGATTTGCGTTTATTAAgatctatataaaaaaaaaaaaaggttttctaTCTGAATTTTCTTCCATTACCAGGTATAacctaaactttttttttaggGTTGATTTGTTGGATTTCACGCCTGAgttacaagtttttttttttttcgaaaaaaaataaattatgatataataaattcaattgAGTGAACACACGAAGAAATTAACCTaatattttagttgttttttgTTGGATTTTCTTAATGTGCgtccatataatttttttaattatttattgtcatttaattatgttgttgcgattttttttccctttcttaaaatatatataatgtatttggCCGCATTAGTTCATTTATACTGCATCATTGTAGATATCGCCTGGTCACTTGGCATTAAACACTTTAGCTAAACCTAATATTTAAGTATTCtgaatattgttaattatattataaaatttacatataagTTCTTAATATCTAAATTCTATTTTATATGTTGtaccttcaaaaattaaataatttagcaCTTAACACTCATACTTATCATATGTAACTAAAAGCTTTTACATCTACGTCCTAAcacaattaatattaattatgtgAAGAATTTTTTTGGCTTTACGATTATTATTtctgaaatagaaaaaaaaatctcatagtTTGTCATTAAATAATCatgtatttattatttgcatAGTTTATCTTTTCGAAAACGGAACggtttattttatgtttgttttttttcattatatggCGAAAAGTACATGTTGGGAAATGCTTAAACTTTTTCGGGCGTtctgatttatttttatctgtttcatttttttgatttcATGTAAAGTACCTAACgtatcatgatttttatgttgttcCGATGGTTCAACGttgatattttaattcatttatattgaatttatgttaaattaCTTAAAAGTGCATTATTTTTGAAGTAGCTttactatttttgaaaaatctgattaattaaaactttaatcAAGAGAAGCTTGTAACATGTTTTTTGCCAATTGGTCCTTTtgatatgttgatgtttattttttttcgaCTCTAAAATCTCATTTGTTTTCACTTAATGGAGGTATAAATCTTGATTAttcagatttattttattaagttcgTATGATTTGGTCTAAATTATTCTGATTCAATCcactaaattcattttttttatttttaaaaaacttcttAGTAGGTTTGAACGAATCAGATCTGTTGGAgattcttaatttttatttcataatgaaaatctttctttcttttctcaatcaaacatcatttttttctcttttgaaccggtaagttttcataaatcctttcaagtatgttttatatattaataattttcttatattaagaATAGtggttgcaataatatttttggttttatcaaggtttttgaatgaaaaaataatatttcaaatcatgattattaatttatgtttttttaatcaaaaatgatatattttgttgaaatgaaaattttataatattttatcaatataatatttaattttacttgcatattcaaatattgaaaacaaataacatttagttatttagtgttcagatttagagaTCATATCTTAAAATTTAGATGTGTATTTTAGATTTAGATCTCTTAATCTTAATAGAAACAAATGAGTCGTAACTCCTATCAACCACTTATCAACTGatgtcaaattaattaatattatgctactttttttttcttttatggttTTGGGGTTAGATTAAGATAAGAATCAATTGGTTAGCAAGTTTAAGTGTCACTTTCATAATTAGTGAGTGAAAAGTTGTTACTAGTTGTGGAGGTCTGAAAGTTAACCTAGTAAAGGAAGTATTGAATGTGGGAAATATGTTGAAAGTAAAGATGAAAGTATTTAAAGTAAGAAATCGTCAGAGAATCTTTACAAGTGAACTGAACTCGTAGGAATGTGGTATCATATTCTTTTTGCATAACTAGAAACCTAGTCAACAAGGTTGGAGCTATcaaaattaactttattttcattgtaCCTCAATAGCATCACTAAAAGGAAAATATTCTTCAtcactttcaaaaataaaagaacaaaaacttttaaatacaatattattatcataCTTTTTCTTTAAATCCTAATTTGATTATACTTTtcttgagttaaatatttatctAAGATATATCACATATTAAACTTCTAGAATAACacaaatgttattttttcatttatggAGTGGTGATGTAGCGTACGAGTGAAAGTGAAATTTGGGGAGGATAAAATATTTATGCAAAATTGTTCATTATGTTGTAGAAAGGTTGGTTACGAAGGACTCTTTTGTAGAGATGTTTTTGAAGGACTCTCAATTTAAGtacaataaatataaagaaaaagaagataatataaaaaatatagcaaCTAATTATATACAACATCTTAATAATGGTCGAGCCAATATATTTAGGGGGAAAAAACACTCCAATATTAGTAAGATAAATATCTATTTCTCACAGAATTCTGCACTttttaatatcattatttttattttataaacttttCACGGGAAATAACTCAGTTTTGAGTTATTTCCAAACATATTTTACCATGTTTATGTTAATACCTACGTCATTTCGCCATGTTCTATTTTGTTTAGATCTAATAGACTTTGAATATTATAGAACGAATCTAGAGTTTGAGATAGTTTTTCGAGATTCAATATTTTATGGAAATCTAATAAATATATGAGAAATATGTGCTGGATTAATCCTAATAAGAAAGTAGGCTCTTggtttagtaaaaaaaatagaaccCACTAAGCTTTACTACCCTCATTGACGAGGTTTTAATGAGTCTCGAGTTTAAagggtgaaattttttttttacaaaagttCCAAAGAGGGTATatcgaattttttttaatcaaagagGTAAAATTGTTAGTAGGATAACGATTTTATTTTGACACCGTTATCCTATTAAACAATCACAATTGCAAAAACAgcgttttgaatttttttttaattttattttccttaaaaatcGCTGCTAATACAGCGATATAGATgaagaacttttttttaatctttaagtAATTTTCAGTAAGTGGAAAACTAATTATAACTTACcttcattaatttattacaCGTGAATAGACAAATGCTAGTACTACTAAGtggaaaaaatttcacaaatcttaaaaaaaagaaaaacttttaccAATAACGCTGGCAAGGcagtaattttaatttttttttctaaaatcgTTACATCCTCAAAAGCACTGCATGGACAacgacttttttaaaaaatgaaaacttttttggataaaattccTGGTAGATCAACGATTTTGATTGTTTAATGGAatagcaaaaataaaacaaaattgcCACCTCACTAGCGATTTAGCCcctttgattaattttttttgaatattctcttttaaaatttaagtcaaTCTTTTTACGCACTCAAacatttaattgaattaaaaattcatGAACTTCAAACTCTCAATCTACTTAAATATTACCAATGATATGACTTACCAtttaaaaaagagagaaaaaagtgGATTTGAATGAGTgcagaaaattaattaattgtgtacggtcacatttttttctaattctagTACGAATTAATGGAAAATTCGCTACACTTCATAGGTGTTTATATTTTATGCAATTACTTTTTAACCCTAGGAACTTTTTCacttgataaaatgatgtaaagTTAGGaactcaaataattaatttcttccatcataaaataatgtaaagTTAGGaactcaaataattaatttcttccATCAAGGAACTacctaattatattatttaattaagaaagaaataattatttaatatgtgGACCACATTAAAAAATGTGAAACATAAAAGTTTCAACACTAATTCGTCACATATGACGAAGTTTTATCATATTGCACAGTTCTTCGATTAAAAAAAGGGGTCCTCATTTCATGAAACATTTTATGACAAGTggaatttaaaaaatgtttgagGTGATAATGGACAATCGCAATTATATTTCTCCgattaacttttatttattcattttaaattttatatattttttaataagatTTTTTAGTTCTATATTGATTgatcattatattaatttttttaatttctaaaatttaaaaaatcaaaaaataaattaataataataaaaaattattttaaaatgatggaTAAATATGAAACGAGCGATAGAAATATTTGACATTAAGCAAACATGAATAATGCCAAATTATGAATGGAAACATATCCATTTCACAGCCAAAAAAATGACATCTTTTGATGGTGAAAGGTTTTTTGTTTGCATGCGCCCACATGCACACCCCGCTAGTAAGTACTACTCCCAACGTTTTCATTTATGAatcactaatttttattttacgtgcattaaaaaattaaataaatttattattttatttatgattaattttttttgaaattaacttttctattaatgaatatgaattaatttattttaatcgattaatttaatcaatcaatatgaattatttatttaatttttctatattgattaaattaattttttaaaattaataactcACAAGAGTAAAATATGAAGCATATTGtactttattcattaattttataaaacgaTAAATATTATAGTCaactatttaaataaaaataacatattaaaaaaaattaagtaacaaaATAACTGAAATGTTGATGATCGGtgattatgatataattaagAGATAACTTAAACCAGTTAGTAGGTACTAGTTAGATTACAATCAAAGAATTGATTACATttattaaatagaaaaataataaatatatctcTAACTATCACAAAtaatatcttattatttttgttatattttaagattatatatatttttatcgtTAAATTTTTAGTTATGTGTATTCCAAAGAAATATGTGGCTCCATctcaataattaaaataaattttatttaatctttttattcaaaatcaaaaaaccTAATCCAagtttctttaaatttttgcaTCGAGTCAATCATATCTCTAAGtaaattttctataaaagaacTTGTTGAAAGCATCGTCCCGGAATATTTCACTCTACCTAATGACCCGCTTGAGCCCAGTGAGGTCAAGAAACATTAGAAAGATGTCACTGCCAGGCCCTTTTAAAGAAATGAATCTATTTTGACAAGCCATAAACAGCCCAATTATTGGTAACAGTTTAATGAAGTCAACAACAAAAACTAATAAATCACATccttaaagaaaaaattacaatttatccattaacaatttataattacataaatttctTAAACGGATACAATATATAGCGCTGACACATTAACAAGGGGGTCAATACATTAATGGCTAAAAATCAAAacgctgatacattaaaaagagggtCAGATACATTAATGGAGGGTCCAAATATATTAATGACCAAAAATTAAAGCGCTGATATATTAAAAAGAGGATCAAATACATGTgttagatacattaaaaagagagTTGAGTACATTAATAGAAGATCAGATACATTAATAACATTTTTgccttaaaagaaaaatgagaaattttgaaGATTTACAAAACTTATAATGGAGAATAATGATAATaagtaaactaaaaatatgaaatttctgTAATTATTCAAAAACTAATCCTAATTGATATTTCTTATAAAAGTTTGATCATTATATAATACTACATTATCTGTTAGTGATTATTACACACTTGTTTCTTTAAATCTCTGGAGCTCTCatattttgctcctttaataaTTTGAATCTATAATCTTTTAAAGTTGGAGGCGATATATACTTGTAACACCTGAGTGAAATCGGGAAAATTATTAATATCCCAAAATCATATAAACTTTGGTATTTAAAAAGTGAACAATATGTATTGCATTAAAACTAATCTCAGCAGAAACAAACCAAATATGATAAAGAAAAGCTAATACAACCTAACATCTAAAAGCTAATACAACCTAACTAACATTAAAAGGAACTATTTAATACGATTTTTCATTATTACTAAAAGAAGGAGCGACAATCACTGATGAATAAACCTTTGAACTTCCGTGTAATTGAATCCCACAGATCTCTTCTTTATTTATACTTTCTTGAACTAATAATACCTCCTCTGTTTCTAAACattcattattttgatatttccCTGCAAATTTCTTCATGATGGCATGTTTCATAAGTTGATATAATCTTGGATCTTTTTCCAACAAACTGTAATTCTCTTCATTAGGTTTAAAGATTCCATGGTTGTTGAAATTTGTTTTCGCGCTTTTCCCACGAAGAAGACGTGCAGCACTATCATAAGCCATAGCAGCTTCCTCTGCTTTGTCAAAAGTACCAAGCCACAGCCTGAGTTTTTGTGAAGTTTGTTTGATTTCAGCAACCCATCTGCCTGATGGCCTTTGTCTAACTCCAATAAATCTCTTTCCATCATTTGAGGAAATtggatttattttttgttggatGTTTTTGGATGAGTTGTTTAAGGACTTTGATGGGGATTGTGAGTTTTCCATTCTAATACTTAGTTAGAGAGGAGATTAGAAGTGGTTTAGTTTTATGATTAGGTGGTTGGGGAAACTAATATTGGTTTTTGTATATAATGGAATGTTGATTGTCCTTATTTGGATATTTTAGAGTCGAAAGAGTAATATTTATTAGGGATAATGCTTAAGTatcccctcaatctatgcctcaaatttcaaagacacacttatactatactaaggtctcaTTATctcatgaacttattttataagtaattttctaccagTTCtgacctacgtgacactattttGTGGGACCAAtattggttgacttttttttttcaatctagtGCCACGTACGCtgaaaaagggtagaaaattacttataaaataagttcagcaTGAGAATAtgatcttagtatagtatacgTGTATCTTTGAAATTTTGAGCATAGGTTGATGAgtacttgtgtattttccctatttattataaaatacatGTTATAAATGACGTCATCATTGAtaccaaaaatacaaatatttacgCTCTCAATTTATAAATTAGGTCTAGTTATATGACTTTTAATTGATCATATCGTTCCGTTTGAACTTATTTGAACATATTGCTTACTGTAAACCTAAATAAGATTAGTTGCTAAAGCATTTAAGGATATTTATATAAAGTGTTGTTacta
This window encodes:
- the LOC107013619 gene encoding ethylene-responsive transcription factor ERN1-like: MENSQSPSKSLNNSSKNIQQKINPISSNDGKRFIGVRQRPSGRWVAEIKQTSQKLRLWLGTFDKAEEAAMAYDSAARLLRGKSAKTNFNNHGIFKPNEENYSLLEKDPRLYQLMKHAIMKKFAGKYQNNECLETEEVLLVQESINKEEICGIQLHGSSKVYSSVIVAPSFSNNEKSY